Part of the Phycisphaerales bacterium genome, GGTCGCATGCGGCTGGCCGCGTCCGCTTGCATGGTGCGAGATCGAGCCCATTTCCGGAGGCTTTCCCCTGCCGAAAGGATGGGGCGCATCAATGGTTCTCGGAACGAGACCCATGCCGCTCCGTCCAGTGTGGGTAAATGCTTTAGGCTATACACTAGCGATGGCATCAGCGCACATCCTGCTGTTCATAGGTACTCGACTCGTGAGGGGACGATTGCGTCAGGCTCGAGGATTGTGTCCATCTTGCGCGTACCGTATCACCGGAGCACAGTCATCTAGATGTCCCGAGTGTGGGGAGAGTATACGACGACGCGATTAGCGCATTTCAATTCCAAGTGTGGCCGGACTCGCGGCGCTTGCTCGGTTGCGCGATTCGGCTCATGGAGACGACCTCGCTCATGGTCGCGCTGGGTGTTTGCGGCCCCCGCTGCTCGGGGAAGAAACCGGGACAGTTAGGCGCGTGTCGGAGCAGTGGCGTGGCGCTTCGGGTGTGCCGGGCGCTTCTCTCGCCCCTTCGGGGCTTTGATCGTGTTTTGATGCTTTCCACGGGTTGCGCTTCGGCGCGGCGCGGCGGCGCTTCACGCGTGGCTGCATTCTCTGACCCCGCCGGGGTCGAAGTTCCCGGGAGCAGCATCGAAGACTCGCTTCACGCCCCGGCTGCTGGCGGTCACGCCTTCATCGGCGCTTTGCGCGTGGCCGATTGGCGCGGTGCGCCTTTTTCTCAGTGGGGTTTCGGCGGGGCTATTTCTACCATGCCGTCGCGGACGCGGCTGGGATACTTGCGCACGCGGAAGGCGTTTGTGTCGGCACACACGCCGTCGGCGAGGCGGAAGGGCCATTGGTGCAGGGGGCACACGAGGCAGCCGTCTTCGACGTGGCCGCCTGAGAGCGGTCCGCCGGCGTGCGGGCAGGCGTCATCGAAGACTGCGGCGTCACTCTCGCCGATGCGCACGACGCACAGCGGCCGGTCCGCCGCCTCGATGTAGCGCGCCAGGCCGATGCCGATGCTGTCCAGCCGGCAAAGTGGGATCCAGTTCTGCCCCGGGCTCGTCGGTGTTTCCGCCATGCACGACAAGTTTAGCGGCATCGCGCGCGATGATGT contains:
- a CDS encoding Rieske 2Fe-2S domain-containing protein, which translates into the protein MAETPTSPGQNWIPLCRLDSIGIGLARYIEAADRPLCVVRIGESDAAVFDDACPHAGGPLSGGHVEDGCLVCPLHQWPFRLADGVCADTNAFRVRKYPSRVRDGMVEIAPPKPH